One segment of Sulfobacillus thermosulfidooxidans DSM 9293 DNA contains the following:
- a CDS encoding amino acid permease: protein MKVPRDINATRLTLMTVGGIMGSGLFLAIGQAIRLAGPAIAISLLIGVTIMALEVAALAEMAAADRERGSFLAFAHHALGPGSAFVGGWIFWFSSILNISAEATAGAIFTRLWFPQIPVYVFSVGYALIVVGINFLTVRGFSTVESWMSGTKITATVVFILIGILAIAGILPVKHPVGIRGWYAMPSFFPHGIKGVLAAMVLVLFSMSGTGVLGLAAPNVKNAETTIAKSIRNTIIAIYILYVGAALALTSILIWYTVPTAQSPFTAALRTLPWGWLVNVFNLVILLAVLSAMNAGLFATDRVLATLGRIHAAPKVVAKESHGIPRMANLVTGILFVVISGLAYFLPKTAYLYLVTATGFQALFIWGLIIVTQIVYRKILLKEGKDLEFRLKGYPYSSILAVILIVGVIATAPLAPHEMISLEISIGASVIFFIAYLPVRAKRLKQQHEK from the coding sequence GCTCAGGTTTGTTTTTAGCGATAGGACAAGCTATTCGTTTGGCTGGTCCGGCCATCGCGATTTCATTGTTAATTGGGGTGACGATTATGGCCTTGGAAGTGGCAGCCCTTGCTGAAATGGCTGCGGCTGACAGGGAACGTGGCTCTTTTTTGGCCTTTGCCCACCATGCGTTGGGACCGGGATCCGCCTTTGTGGGAGGATGGATTTTTTGGTTTTCTAGCATCCTCAACATTTCTGCTGAAGCCACTGCGGGTGCCATTTTCACACGTCTTTGGTTTCCCCAAATTCCCGTTTATGTTTTTAGCGTGGGTTATGCTTTGATCGTTGTAGGGATAAACTTTTTAACGGTTCGTGGATTTAGCACCGTGGAATCATGGATGTCCGGTACGAAAATCACGGCGACGGTTGTGTTTATTTTGATTGGCATCTTAGCCATTGCAGGGATTTTGCCCGTTAAACATCCCGTGGGTATCCGGGGCTGGTATGCCATGCCGAGCTTTTTCCCACACGGCATTAAAGGGGTATTAGCAGCTATGGTACTGGTGCTCTTTTCGATGTCGGGCACGGGCGTGCTAGGACTCGCTGCACCCAATGTTAAAAATGCTGAAACCACCATTGCCAAAAGCATTCGCAATACCATTATCGCCATTTATATCTTATATGTAGGGGCCGCTTTGGCCTTAACCTCAATTTTGATTTGGTATACGGTTCCCACAGCGCAAAGTCCTTTTACGGCAGCCTTGCGCACTCTCCCCTGGGGATGGCTGGTTAATGTTTTTAACTTGGTGATTCTTTTAGCGGTGTTGAGTGCGATGAATGCGGGGCTATTTGCAACAGACCGCGTCCTCGCCACGCTTGGCCGTATTCATGCTGCTCCTAAAGTGGTTGCCAAGGAATCACACGGCATTCCCCGGATGGCGAATCTCGTGACAGGGATTTTATTCGTGGTGATTAGTGGTTTGGCTTATTTTTTGCCTAAAACGGCTTATTTATATCTAGTCACCGCGACCGGATTTCAAGCCTTATTTATTTGGGGTTTGATCATTGTGACGCAAATCGTTTACCGCAAGATTTTGTTAAAAGAAGGAAAGGATCTTGAGTTTCGATTAAAAGGATATCCCTATTCTTCGATTCTAGCGGTGATTCTGATTGTCGGCGTAATTGCGACCGCCCCATTAGCGCCACATGAAATGATTTCTTTGGAAATTAGTATTGGGGCATCGGTGATATTTTTTATTGCGTATTTGCCGGTTCGGGCAAAACGGTTAAAGCAGCAGCACGAAAAATGA